Genomic segment of Williamwhitmania taraxaci:
TATTGAGGAGGTCACCAACTTTTTTCCCGATGCTAGGGAGGTTGAACTGATTGTTGGGGAACCGAATACCTCAGATATTGGACAGTAAATCGAACTGGCTTAACATACTGGGAGAAGAGTTGTATTCTTTCACAAGATATCCTACTCTTTTTCGTTATAGTTAGCTCAGCGTGGTTATTTTTATAGTGCTTTCTATTTCTGTTCGCATTGATGATATTATTCTGTAAATAATTTTTTTTGTGAAAATACAAACCTATGTTTCAGATATTTGCTAAAGAGGTAAGGCTTTTCTTTTCGTCGCTCACAGGCTACATTGCCATCCTAGTATTCCTAGTGGCCAATGGTTTGTTTATGTGGGTTTTTCCTGGAGAGATGAATGTGCTTGATGCAGGATACTCCTCCATGGATACGTTATTCATGCTAGCACCTTGGGTGTTTTTGTTTCTGGTTCCGGCCATTACCATGCGAACCTTCTCGGAGGAGCATAAGGCTGGAACGTTGGAACTCCTTCTTACCAAACCAATCACCGAAATGGAGTTGGTGATGGGAAAATTTTTGGCCTCCGTGTTCTTGGTCTTCTGCGCAATAGTGCCAACGCTTATCTTCTTCTTTTCTGTGTATTCACTGGGTAATCCGGTTGGAAACATTGACCTTGGAGGAACATGGGGATCGTTTCTTGGCCTTTTCTTCTTAGCATCGGCCTATGTGGCTATTGGAATTTTTACCTCCACGCTCTCCACCAACCAAATTGTTTCCTTTATTCTTTCAATGTTGCTCTCCTTTACCCTATACTTAGGGTTTGAGTTTATTGGAACGATACAGGCACTTCGGGGCATTGAGTCTACCGTTGTATGGCTAGGAATCAACGATCACTACAAGAGCATGAGCCGTGGGGTTATCGATTCTCGCGATGTGATTTACTTCTTGAGCGTCTCGGCAATCTTTCTTTTTGCCAGTAAGCTCATACTTCAACGGAGGAAATAGGTTATGAATACGTTCAACTTAGCTTTAAAGAGGTGTTTTGGCAAAAGCAAATCCACTAAAATGCTCCTTTTTATTGGGGCTGTTGTCGTGGCAAACATGATTGCTTCCTTTTTCTTCTTTCGAATCGATTTAACCTCCGATAAACGTTATAGCATTAGCCCTCAGTCGAAGGAGGTGCTTCGTGGACTTACCGATTACGTGAACATTACTGTATACCTCGATGGCGAGATGCCCATCGGCTTTAAGAAACTCAAAAGTGGAGTAAAGGAGATGCTCGATGAGTTTGAGGTGTATGGGGGTAGTAACTTTAAATTTCGGTTTGTAAACCCATCCGAATCTACCGATCCGAAGGAACGTAATGAGGAGTACAAGGCCATTTTCGATAAGGGAGTTAAGCCAATCAATATTCATGATAAGGATGTTGAGGGTGGTTCGTCCGAGAAAATTGTATTCCCTGGGGCTGTTGTTAACTACCGCGGTCGGCAGCTTCCAATTAATTTCTTGACCAACGTGCCCGGAATTAGTGGAGAGGAGAATCTGAACCGATCCATTCAGAATGTGGAGTACAATCTGATAAACACAATTGATAAGCTTAGCCTCGATACCATACCTGCCATTGCTTTTATTGAGGGGCACGGTGAATGGGAGGCGCCCCAAGTGGCTGCTATCACTCAGGAGTTATCGGCCTACTACAACGTGGGGCGCATAACGCTCGGAGGAAATTTCTCGGCACTAAAGGGATATAAGTTGGCTATTGTAGCGGGAGGAAAGAGCCCCTGGTCGGAGGTCGATAAGTTTGCTCTCGATCAGTTTATCATGCAGGGAGGCCGGGTGGCTTTCTTTATCGACCCTGTTGTGGTAAGCGAGGATAGCTTGGCACACGGTAGCATGACGGTGGCCATGCCAAACAATATAAACCTCGAGGATATGCTCTTTACCTATGGGGTGAGGCTTAACGCGGTATTGCTGCAGGACATGCAGTGCTCTTCCATTCCGGTAAATGTTGCTCTGGCTGGGGAGCGGCCCAATTTTGTTCCGGCTCCTTGGTACTATTACCCACTTTTAAATCCTTCCGATGAAAGCCCCATAAGCCGTAACTTAAATCTGGTGAAGACTCAGTTCTGTAGTGTCATCGATACGCTTTCGTCTGTTTCGGGTATCGCAAAAAAAACACTCCTTGCTTCCTCGCCCTATTCACGGGTCATGAATGCTCCCCTAATGGTGAGTTTGGGTCAGATCCGCAATAGTCCGCTGAAATATGAATTCAATCAGCAGCATTTGCCGGTTGCAGTTTTGCTTGAGGGGCGTTTTCGTTCGGTTTTTCGCAATAGGATGATTAGCGAATATACGCCCAATGCCTCGGTAACGCTTATTAACAATAGCCCCGAAACAAAGGTAGCGGTGATAGCCGATGCCGATATTATCCGGAACGATATTAAGGTGCGGCCCGATGGAATCTCGGTTATGCCTTTGGGGCTCGATAAGTATACTAGCCAAACGTATGGCAACAAGGATTTTGTATTGAACTTGGTTAGCTATCTCACCGATAGTCGTGATCTTATTTCGCTGCGCAATAGGAATCTGCAGCTGCGGTTGCTCGATCGAAATAAGGTTCTCTCCAGTAGGGTTACTTGGCAGATCATAAATGTTGTGGTGCCCTCTGTTGTTGTGATTTTATTTGGTATCCTATTTTTCTACCTAAGGAAACGGAAGTATGGCACTCCTCAAACAAAATAGTCGTAACAGAAGGCTGTTGCTGGTTGGCGTTGTGGTGGTTGGGCTACTTGTTCTGATGGCTCCCACGCTGGTTCAAACGGCGCGCACGCTATTCCTCGGTGGTAATCTGATGCCCGAATCTTATAGCATATCCGATACGGCTAGTGTCGATAGGATATTTATTGGCAGTGGACACGATTCGCTTCTGCTGAGTCGTACGGCTCAAGGGTGGTCGGTCAATGGAAGGGTGGCTAACCATGCGCTGGTTTCCGGTTTCTTGTCCGCATTTCAATCGATCGACGTTTATGCACCAATCCCTAAGATGGTTGATTCCGTAATTCAAAGTCAACTCCTTGCAAGCAATGCGCTAAGGATTCGGTTTGGAAGTGAAGGCGAATGGCTGCGAAATATTCGGCTGGTTTATACCGATACTCTTGGATTAGGAACGGTAGCCTTATCCGAAGGGAACTCCTCCGGTGCTGTTGTACGAACTGCAAAGCAAGGGGCTCGGTTGGTGGAGATGGTAAGCGTTAACCCATCGTTCTGGGTAAATAGTCGCTTGGTTACAGCGTCGGAATCGGAGATAACCGAGGTGGTGTTTAAAAACCTTTTTCAGCCCGATAGTTCCTTTACCATTCGTCGGAATGGTGCTGGATTTCAGGTGGTAGATGGTAGGGGAGTGGACGTGAACAAGCGGGTAAACCTTCGGGCGGTTTCACGCTATCTGAACTACCTCACCCGCATGAGCACCATTGCTGTTGTCGAAAAAAGTATTCAAGAAAAATCGCCCTTATACTCGATTTCAATTACCAGCTCCAAGGGCACAACTTCGCTCGATTTCATTCCCATGCCTTCGCGAACGAACCTTGATGCTACGGGAAAAAAGGCGCGCTTCGATTACGATTATCTTTTTATATTGATGAACGGAACGAATTTATATACAGCCTACTGGGTTGATGTAGATTTGACAATCAAGAGTATAAGCTACTTCTTCGAGTAATGTTGAATGCTTGCAAAGCATCAGAATTATTTGTAATATTGAGGTTCAAAATCAGGAATAATTAATCAAAACTTAAATACGCCGAGGGATGAAATTTGTTGTATCTAGCACCGAGCTGCTCAGCCATTTGCAAACCGTGAGTAGGGTAATCAGCAATAAAAATACCTTACCAATTCTCGACCATTTCCTCTTCCAACTTTCGGGCAATGGGCTTACCATTACTGCCTCCGACTTGGAGACAACATTAGTTACCAGTATTAACCTCGAGAATGTTTCCGAGGAGGGTGTTGTTGCCGTCCCGGCTAAGCTGCTTACCGATACCCTTAAGGAGTTTTCGGACCAGCCGCTTACTTTCGACGTGAACACCGATACTAAGGCAATAGTTATCAACTCCGAAACAGGTAAGTTTACCCTTCCTGGTCAGGATGGCGAAGATTTTCCCGCAATACCTACCGTAAGGGAGGATAAGAAATCGGTTCTTCAAACCAGCACCGAAACCCTTTTCAGCGGTATCAGCAAGACCCTCTTTGCTACAGCCGACGATGAGTTGCGTGCCGTTATGAACGGAATTTTTATCGAGCTCACCGAAAGCGATGTTACCTTCGTTGCCACCGATGCTCACAAGCTGGTTCGCTACAAGCGCATGGATGTTAAGTCCGATGGTGCTGCTTCGTTTATCCTTCCCAAAAAACCTGCTGCCCTTCTAAAGGCAATCTTGGCAAAGGATTCAAACAATGTAATGGTGGAGTTCGACGATAAAAACGCATTCTTTACCCTTACCAACTATAGGATGATCTGCCGTTTGGTGGAAGGAACCTACCCAAGTTACGCTTCGGTTATTCCTGCCAACAACCCCAATAGGCTTACCATCGATCGTATTGAACTTTACAACGCACTTAAGCGGGTTGCGGTATTCTCCAACCAAGCAAGCAACTTGGTTAAGCTCGAGTTGGTTGGCAACCAGCTTACCATTTCGGCTCAGGATCTCGACTTCTCCATCTCGGCTTACGAAAGGCTCAACTGCATTTACGAAGGTGATAACATGCAAATCGGGTTCAAGTCCACCTTCCTTATCGAAATTCTTTCGAACCTCTCCTCTTCGGATGTGGTTCTTCAGCTCTCCGATCCATCGCGTGCAGGCCTTATTCTGCCTACCGAGAAGGAGATCGACGACGAGGATACCCTCATGTTGCTTATGCCGATGATGATAAACGGCTAACCATACTTTTTACTACCTTAGCCCGGCCATCTGTGCCGGGCTTTTGTTTTGTATGGGGTTTGTGTTCAGCTGGTTTTGTCTTCGGCGTTGAACAACGTTTGCGCGTAGGCATACGGCACATGGTTTAGATACTGATTGTTTAATTGTTTAAAGGAATAGCGTTTTGAAAATTAACATTAAGAATCCGCTGGTTTTTATGGATTTAGAAACTACGGGTATTGACGTTTCGAAGGATAGGATTGTGGAGATTGGTATTGTGAAGGTATACCCCGATGGACGCGAGGAGGTAAAGACCCGACGCGTGAATCCAACGATTCCAATTCCGGCAGAGGCTACCGCCATTCACCATATCACCGACGAGGATGTGAAGAACGAACCTACCTTTAAGGATATTGCCAAATCGCTGGGGGTGATGATTGAAGGGTGCGACTTTGCTGGCTTCAACTCCAATAAGTTCGATTTTCCCTTACTGGCTGAGGAGTTTCTACGCGCTGGTGTCGATGTGGACTTTAAGAACCGTAAGTTTATCGACGTTCAAA
This window contains:
- the gldF gene encoding gliding motility-associated ABC transporter permease subunit GldF gives rise to the protein MFQIFAKEVRLFFSSLTGYIAILVFLVANGLFMWVFPGEMNVLDAGYSSMDTLFMLAPWVFLFLVPAITMRTFSEEHKAGTLELLLTKPITEMELVMGKFLASVFLVFCAIVPTLIFFFSVYSLGNPVGNIDLGGTWGSFLGLFFLASAYVAIGIFTSTLSTNQIVSFILSMLLSFTLYLGFEFIGTIQALRGIESTVVWLGINDHYKSMSRGVIDSRDVIYFLSVSAIFLFASKLILQRRK
- the gldG gene encoding gliding motility-associated ABC transporter substrate-binding protein GldG; its protein translation is MLLFIGAVVVANMIASFFFFRIDLTSDKRYSISPQSKEVLRGLTDYVNITVYLDGEMPIGFKKLKSGVKEMLDEFEVYGGSNFKFRFVNPSESTDPKERNEEYKAIFDKGVKPINIHDKDVEGGSSEKIVFPGAVVNYRGRQLPINFLTNVPGISGEENLNRSIQNVEYNLINTIDKLSLDTIPAIAFIEGHGEWEAPQVAAITQELSAYYNVGRITLGGNFSALKGYKLAIVAGGKSPWSEVDKFALDQFIMQGGRVAFFIDPVVVSEDSLAHGSMTVAMPNNINLEDMLFTYGVRLNAVLLQDMQCSSIPVNVALAGERPNFVPAPWYYYPLLNPSDESPISRNLNLVKTQFCSVIDTLSSVSGIAKKTLLASSPYSRVMNAPLMVSLGQIRNSPLKYEFNQQHLPVAVLLEGRFRSVFRNRMISEYTPNASVTLINNSPETKVAVIADADIIRNDIKVRPDGISVMPLGLDKYTSQTYGNKDFVLNLVSYLTDSRDLISLRNRNLQLRLLDRNKVLSSRVTWQIINVVVPSVVVILFGILFFYLRKRKYGTPQTK
- the dnaN gene encoding DNA polymerase III subunit beta — its product is MKFVVSSTELLSHLQTVSRVISNKNTLPILDHFLFQLSGNGLTITASDLETTLVTSINLENVSEEGVVAVPAKLLTDTLKEFSDQPLTFDVNTDTKAIVINSETGKFTLPGQDGEDFPAIPTVREDKKSVLQTSTETLFSGISKTLFATADDELRAVMNGIFIELTESDVTFVATDAHKLVRYKRMDVKSDGAASFILPKKPAALLKAILAKDSNNVMVEFDDKNAFFTLTNYRMICRLVEGTYPSYASVIPANNPNRLTIDRIELYNALKRVAVFSNQASNLVKLELVGNQLTISAQDLDFSISAYERLNCIYEGDNMQIGFKSTFLIEILSNLSSSDVVLQLSDPSRAGLILPTEKEIDDEDTLMLLMPMMING